The Rhodothermus marinus DSM 4252 genome window below encodes:
- a CDS encoding J domain-containing protein has translation MKQFDQVVTLLERGNYEGAFLLLGDCVDLALREIEADRRARRNGTLFGLGIALLTGGLGLEDLVLGPLAYKATRFFGGSSMKPEEAGVLLLEALKLRLEMIQQLPEIVIPAESSARILRDLLVVYLIERGSFDRFEELLPSLIAPAEEKNLYRIVQRLELEVGYEKTIDLDVILFACLFLYDLRHWKLYQKLRAGRESLEREFEEILREEDCRATAAGADLENALERHYAAVLELEPPYTPEAVRRNYRRLIKGCHPDRMQQASAAEQKQAEERARELNEAYEYFRARLNF, from the coding sequence ATGAAGCAGTTTGATCAAGTTGTCACGCTGCTGGAGCGGGGAAATTACGAGGGGGCGTTCTTGCTACTGGGAGATTGTGTGGACCTGGCGCTGCGGGAAATTGAAGCCGATCGTCGGGCGCGCCGCAACGGAACCCTGTTTGGATTGGGCATTGCCCTGCTTACGGGCGGCCTGGGGCTGGAAGACCTGGTTCTGGGACCTCTGGCCTACAAAGCCACCCGTTTCTTCGGGGGCAGCTCCATGAAGCCCGAAGAGGCCGGGGTGCTGCTGCTCGAGGCGCTGAAGCTGCGTCTGGAGATGATCCAGCAGCTGCCCGAGATCGTCATTCCGGCGGAGTCGTCCGCCCGCATTCTGCGCGATCTGCTTGTTGTTTACCTTATTGAAAGAGGCTCGTTCGATCGTTTTGAAGAGTTGCTTCCGAGCCTGATCGCTCCGGCGGAGGAAAAGAACCTGTATCGGATCGTGCAACGGCTCGAACTGGAAGTCGGTTATGAAAAGACCATCGATCTCGACGTAATTCTTTTCGCATGTCTTTTTCTTTATGATCTTCGCCACTGGAAGCTTTACCAGAAGTTGAGGGCCGGGCGAGAATCGCTCGAGCGTGAGTTTGAGGAGATCCTCAGGGAAGAAGATTGCCGGGCCACAGCAGCCGGGGCTGATCTGGAAAACGCGCTGGAGCGCCACTATGCTGCCGTGCTGGAGCTCGAACCGCCCTATACGCCCGAAGCGGTCCGCCGCAACTACCGGCGGTTGATCAAGGGCTGCCATCCGGACCGCATGCAGCAGGCCTCGGCCGCCGAGCAGAAACAGGCCGAAGAGCGGGCGCGCGAACTCAACGAGGCCTATGAGTACTTCCGGGCCCGTCTGAATTTCTGA
- the cas1 gene encoding CRISPR-associated endonuclease Cas1 encodes MQVSHEGVCWPVAWVYEFAYCLRRGYYAWVEGPGEPVALDTGEGVWLASDAWCGPVRWVQDGAGCPVPLLRVPRACADDSDRRPEHLMLAALADLVEAHTGQPVRRGLVLDATTGHREEVTLDETLRAAWQSLDRRIRAVIHEGSVPPPRADGRCHHCPRLEVCRPFDGHSKEDAVAIMPPVRQARTLYVDEIGAVVRRKGRQLVVTVSRDGRRQELLRVPALLVDQVVLVGPVQITSQALRMLLRRNVDIVYLSGEGRFEGRLAAEFHPHVALRLAQYEAFRDPERTLTLARLFVRGKLQNMAGLLRRYADEYGSASLRAAASEINRDLERLEQVTTLEALRGVEGTASRRYFSVFGEMLRAEAYAPTGWPAFPGRHRRPPTDPVNATLGYLYALLLGNVVAACALAGLDPYVGYLHAPAYGRPSLALDLMEEFRAPAADRLALRLFNRGRLRPQHFEERNGGVYLNEAGRAVVLEAWQAHRQQTSAHPVLGMELSLARHFEAQARLLARALQEQGIAYTPFVA; translated from the coding sequence ATGCAGGTTTCGCACGAGGGGGTTTGCTGGCCGGTGGCATGGGTGTACGAGTTTGCCTACTGCCTGCGGCGGGGCTACTACGCCTGGGTTGAAGGGCCCGGAGAGCCTGTTGCGCTGGATACCGGAGAAGGCGTGTGGCTGGCCTCGGACGCCTGGTGTGGGCCGGTGCGGTGGGTACAGGACGGTGCCGGTTGTCCCGTTCCCCTGCTACGGGTGCCCCGGGCATGCGCCGACGATTCCGACAGACGCCCCGAACATCTGATGCTGGCGGCCCTTGCCGATCTGGTGGAGGCGCATACAGGGCAACCAGTGCGTCGGGGTCTTGTTCTCGACGCAACAACAGGGCACCGGGAAGAGGTAACGCTCGACGAAACGTTACGGGCGGCCTGGCAGTCGCTCGACAGGCGTATTCGGGCCGTCATTCATGAAGGAAGCGTGCCGCCGCCAAGGGCCGACGGGCGCTGCCATCACTGCCCACGTCTGGAGGTGTGCCGACCTTTTGACGGCCATTCGAAAGAGGATGCGGTGGCGATCATGCCACCGGTTCGGCAGGCACGTACGCTCTACGTGGACGAGATCGGAGCGGTCGTACGCCGCAAGGGACGGCAGCTTGTCGTCACCGTCAGCCGCGACGGCAGGCGGCAGGAACTGCTGCGTGTGCCCGCCCTGCTGGTGGATCAGGTGGTGCTGGTCGGACCCGTCCAGATCACCTCGCAGGCGCTGCGGATGCTGCTACGTCGGAACGTGGATATCGTGTATCTATCAGGCGAGGGACGCTTCGAGGGAAGGCTGGCGGCTGAGTTCCATCCGCACGTGGCATTGCGGCTGGCACAGTACGAGGCCTTTCGCGATCCTGAGCGGACCCTTACGCTGGCCCGCCTGTTTGTGCGGGGCAAGTTGCAGAACATGGCCGGCCTGTTGCGCCGCTATGCCGACGAGTATGGCAGCGCTTCGTTGCGCGCCGCGGCTTCCGAAATCAACCGCGATCTGGAGCGCCTCGAGCAGGTTACCACGCTGGAGGCGTTGCGCGGTGTGGAGGGCACGGCAAGCCGACGCTACTTTTCGGTTTTCGGCGAAATGCTGCGTGCCGAGGCCTATGCCCCGACCGGCTGGCCCGCGTTCCCGGGGCGCCACCGGCGACCGCCTACCGATCCCGTCAACGCCACGCTGGGCTATCTCTACGCGTTGCTACTGGGTAACGTGGTGGCGGCCTGCGCGCTGGCCGGGCTGGATCCCTACGTGGGCTATCTACATGCGCCGGCTTACGGGCGCCCGTCGCTGGCACTCGACCTGATGGAAGAGTTTCGCGCGCCCGCGGCCGATCGGCTTGCGCTGCGGCTGTTCAACCGGGGACGACTGCGGCCCCAACACTTCGAGGAGCGCAACGGCGGGGTGTACCTGAACGAAGCGGGCCGAGCCGTCGTGCTGGAAGCCTGGCAGGCGCACCGCCAGCAAACCTCGGCGCATCCGGTGCTCGGCATGGAGTTGTCGCTGGCCCGGCATTTCGAGGCGCAGGCCCGGCTGCTTGCCCGGGCGCTTCAGGAGCAGGGTATCGCCTACACGCCATTTGTCGCATAG
- the cas2 gene encoding CRISPR-associated endonuclease Cas2, translated as MAFWLVGYDIAEPRRLQRVARLLEDYGQRLHYSVFLCRLEADEMRRLRQGLLHIVDLEEDRLFFLRLCRGCIDALEQMGQGRGIDLRQDHWIV; from the coding sequence ATGGCTTTCTGGCTGGTTGGATACGACATCGCTGAGCCGCGCCGCCTGCAACGCGTGGCGCGGCTGCTTGAAGACTACGGGCAGCGGCTCCACTACAGCGTGTTTCTGTGCCGACTCGAGGCCGATGAAATGCGCCGGCTACGACAGGGGCTGCTGCACATCGTGGACCTGGAAGAGGACCGACTCTTTTTTCTGCGCCTGTGCCGCGGCTGCATCGACGCACTCGAGCAGATGGGCCAGGGCAGGGGCATAGATCTCCGACAGGATCACTGGATCGTTTGA
- the cas6 gene encoding CRISPR system precrRNA processing endoribonuclease RAMP protein Cas6, with protein sequence MLNETGLARLRWSVVRFELAVSSPVDLGDLPASTVRGALGAALRRMVCITRLPACTDCPFRWPCIYGYLFETPPPPDGRYLRGLQDVPRPYVVRRPGLEERRFAPGERLTVELRLVGRARMYLPYLTLALVRLEENGLGRGRREGGGRFRLASAHALRTDGSLQQVYDAATRQVLAEVPEWSAAELLADEQPAEVARLRAIAPLRLKAQGRLVRQLTFRVLLRSVLSRLSSLAAFHAETELKLDYAGLLRRAEAVRVREDRMQWRDDLQRYSGRQRTTMRQGGLVGEIIFEGVPPETWPLLRLGAELHVGHSTVMGLGAYELLPL encoded by the coding sequence ATGCTGAACGAAACCGGCCTGGCGCGTCTGCGCTGGTCGGTGGTGCGCTTCGAGCTGGCGGTGAGCTCGCCCGTTGACCTGGGAGATCTCCCCGCTTCGACGGTTCGAGGAGCGCTGGGGGCTGCGTTGCGGCGCATGGTGTGCATTACGCGGCTTCCCGCCTGCACGGACTGTCCGTTTCGCTGGCCGTGCATCTACGGCTATCTGTTCGAGACGCCACCGCCTCCCGATGGCCGGTACCTGCGCGGCCTCCAGGATGTGCCCCGTCCCTATGTTGTCCGGCGGCCCGGACTGGAGGAGCGCCGGTTTGCGCCGGGCGAACGCCTGACGGTGGAGCTGCGCCTGGTGGGACGCGCCCGCATGTACCTGCCCTATCTGACGCTGGCGCTGGTGCGCCTCGAAGAAAACGGCCTGGGGCGTGGACGGCGTGAGGGGGGCGGACGCTTCCGGCTGGCGTCGGCGCACGCGCTGCGGACCGACGGCTCACTACAGCAGGTGTACGATGCCGCCACGCGACAGGTGCTGGCCGAGGTGCCCGAGTGGTCGGCGGCCGAGCTGCTGGCCGACGAGCAACCCGCCGAGGTGGCACGGCTGCGGGCGATCGCACCGCTCCGGCTCAAGGCACAGGGGCGGCTTGTGCGCCAGCTCACCTTTCGCGTATTGCTGCGCTCGGTCCTCAGCCGGCTTTCGAGCCTGGCCGCCTTTCACGCCGAAACCGAATTGAAGCTCGACTACGCGGGCCTTTTGCGTCGAGCCGAAGCGGTGCGCGTGCGCGAAGACCGCATGCAGTGGCGGGACGACCTGCAGCGTTACTCGGGCCGCCAGCGTACCACCATGCGGCAGGGCGGCCTGGTGGGCGAGATCATCTTCGAGGGCGTTCCCCCGGAAACCTGGCCCCTGCTTCGCCTGGGGGCCGAGCTGCACGTGGGCCACAGCACCGTTATGGGGCTGGGCGCCTACGAGCTACTGCCGCTCTAA
- the csx2 gene encoding TIGR02221 family CRISPR-associated protein, whose protein sequence is MSEKLLTFLGVGDRNRQLEAQLQDRKYKRVRYFLPDTPDREIETPFVGQAILELHPDRFSQVVILGTVDSMWDTLLIHFLSDTQTEAEIDLYTELFEAIENKREAEVERLLPRLARVLEKRWRPGLQLKLIPVGRTQEELWRIFETLTGLKPSNTTLSIDITHGLRYQPFFLLLALQFFHLTRPGVRLGSVFYGALELHDYYAGRAPLFDLRPMLELMQWSLGAQAFVHYQDPEPLLELLRNTAQESLRHELRQFARQINLNLFNNFRERARKLSHQLRGLSQRQENLPAPFRLVEPFLVDFCETFASAKSDWEALLRLARRHLKYRRPALAVLAAHEAVVHRLGEVYGVNPAAKNPRGKRYGSQLVLTLKYPRVGRALPELKELVKAVDELQTIRNNTAHFRTDAEGPDPGYRLTKIRTLLTTLEEKLGHPALEQLPRLYPLERQ, encoded by the coding sequence ATGTCCGAAAAGCTGCTGACGTTCCTCGGCGTTGGCGACCGGAATCGCCAGCTCGAAGCCCAGCTGCAAGACCGCAAATACAAAAGGGTTCGCTATTTTCTACCCGATACACCCGACAGAGAGATCGAAACCCCTTTCGTGGGGCAGGCCATTCTGGAGCTCCATCCCGATCGCTTCTCGCAGGTTGTCATCCTGGGCACGGTTGATTCGATGTGGGATACCCTGCTCATCCACTTTTTATCCGACACCCAGACGGAAGCAGAAATTGACCTCTATACGGAGCTGTTTGAAGCCATCGAGAACAAAAGAGAAGCCGAAGTTGAGCGGTTGTTGCCCCGGTTGGCCCGGGTTCTCGAAAAACGCTGGCGTCCGGGGCTTCAGCTGAAACTCATCCCGGTTGGTCGCACGCAGGAGGAGCTCTGGAGGATTTTCGAGACCCTCACAGGCCTGAAGCCCTCCAACACCACCCTTTCGATCGACATCACGCACGGGCTGCGTTATCAACCGTTTTTTCTACTGCTGGCGCTGCAGTTCTTTCATCTCACCAGGCCGGGCGTCAGGCTCGGCTCGGTCTTCTACGGGGCGCTGGAACTGCACGATTATTATGCGGGCCGCGCTCCTCTTTTCGATCTGCGTCCGATGCTGGAGCTGATGCAGTGGAGCCTGGGGGCCCAGGCATTCGTCCACTATCAGGATCCGGAACCACTGCTTGAATTGCTGCGGAACACTGCCCAGGAAAGCCTGCGTCATGAGCTGCGCCAGTTTGCCCGCCAGATCAACCTGAACCTGTTCAACAACTTCCGCGAACGTGCCCGAAAGCTGAGCCACCAGCTACGCGGACTGTCTCAGCGACAGGAAAACCTGCCGGCCCCCTTTCGGCTGGTGGAGCCGTTCCTGGTGGACTTCTGCGAGACGTTTGCCTCTGCAAAAAGCGACTGGGAGGCGCTGCTCCGACTTGCCAGGCGTCATCTGAAGTACAGGCGACCCGCGCTGGCCGTTCTGGCCGCCCACGAAGCAGTCGTTCACCGTCTGGGTGAAGTCTACGGGGTGAACCCCGCCGCAAAAAATCCTCGGGGTAAACGCTACGGCAGTCAGCTGGTCCTGACGTTGAAGTATCCCAGAGTCGGCCGTGCGTTGCCCGAACTTAAAGAGCTGGTTAAAGCCGTAGATGAACTGCAGACAATCCGTAACAATACGGCGCACTTCAGAACGGATGCCGAGGGCCCCGATCCCGGTTATCGTCTCACCAAAATCCGGACACTGCTGACCACCCTGGAAGAGAAGCTCGGTCATCCTGCTCTGGAGCAACTGCCCCGTCTGTATCCCTTAGAGCGGCAGTAG
- a CDS encoding dual OB domain-containing protein — translation MRKLKVLIVARTRTNNDQLRCIGGLAWEDTEANCYSVRLLNPDNLYRRKSISKGLKGFWETSSPYRIGHLWEITIREPDKKIPPHVEDVIVEDARIRRKFWMSEMYDKLIDLLEKSRSSILWRGSPSVLFDRKIQFNVNGKGYIDKSNIPSCSTGFWLPDKDLHRCYDFNNKLCYCYKGDSNEVYYLPYVGVFKETPPVLKKDTLIRVSLSRWFGEPERCWLMMSGWFEPPTVITL, via the coding sequence ATGAGAAAGTTAAAAGTCCTGATCGTTGCGCGTACACGGACAAACAACGATCAGTTAAGATGTATCGGGGGATTAGCGTGGGAAGATACCGAAGCCAACTGTTACAGCGTCAGATTGCTGAATCCAGATAATCTTTACCGGAGAAAGAGCATAAGTAAAGGACTTAAAGGTTTCTGGGAGACTTCCTCACCCTATCGCATTGGCCACCTCTGGGAAATTACGATCAGAGAACCCGACAAGAAGATCCCTCCCCATGTAGAAGATGTAATTGTAGAAGATGCTCGGATACGCAGGAAGTTCTGGATGAGTGAAATGTATGACAAGCTTATCGATCTGCTGGAAAAATCTAGGTCATCCATACTGTGGCGGGGTAGTCCATCGGTTCTCTTTGACAGAAAAATTCAGTTTAATGTAAACGGAAAAGGGTATATAGATAAAAGCAATATTCCGTCATGCAGCACAGGATTCTGGTTACCTGATAAAGATCTTCACAGATGTTATGATTTCAATAACAAGCTTTGCTATTGCTACAAAGGAGACAGTAATGAAGTTTACTATTTACCTTATGTGGGTGTTTTCAAAGAAACTCCACCAGTTCTGAAAAAGGATACCCTCATTCGGGTATCACTTTCCAGGTGGTTCGGTGAGCCTGAAAGGTGCTGGCTGATGATGTCCGGGTGGTTCGAGCCGCCGACAGTTATCACGCTGTAG
- a CDS encoding single-stranded DNA-binding protein, whose protein sequence is MEPMMPGRTVNQVILLGRLAEPPTPVPDVGEACQMVLTTEERGRDAAGEPITRLERHLLLIEEPGLTAFCLQHLQVGMTLYVEGSLRRNENPATDPSPVAVWVRRLMVASWDPGGLPDDPLA, encoded by the coding sequence ATGGAACCGATGATGCCGGGGCGGACGGTCAACCAGGTCATTCTGCTGGGCCGGTTGGCCGAGCCGCCGACGCCGGTCCCGGACGTCGGCGAAGCCTGCCAGATGGTGCTGACCACCGAGGAGCGCGGACGCGATGCGGCCGGCGAGCCGATTACGCGTCTGGAACGCCACCTGCTGCTGATCGAGGAGCCCGGACTGACGGCATTCTGCCTGCAGCACCTGCAGGTCGGCATGACGCTTTACGTGGAAGGATCGCTGCGGCGCAACGAAAACCCGGCAACCGATCCGAGCCCGGTTGCGGTGTGGGTTCGACGGCTGATGGTGGCCAGCTGGGATCCCGGAGGCCTTCCGGATGATCCGCTGGCGTAA
- a CDS encoding DUF488 family protein, whose amino-acid sequence MVEQIFTIGVYGRDEESFFTALTQNKIDTFCDIRQRRGVRGRAYRFVNKNYLCQKLKALGIRYVHLKRLAPTKELRAIQQAADRKKSILKRQRTSLAPDFVESYKQVCLSGISPADIFRELPEDAKRIVFFCVEKDPRACHRSILTDWIQQKENIPVVHL is encoded by the coding sequence ATGGTTGAACAGATCTTTACAATTGGAGTTTATGGTCGCGATGAGGAGAGCTTCTTTACTGCACTAACGCAGAATAAAATCGATACCTTCTGCGATATTCGTCAGCGTCGAGGGGTAAGGGGTAGAGCATATCGATTTGTAAACAAAAATTACCTGTGCCAAAAGCTTAAAGCCTTAGGTATCAGATACGTTCACCTGAAGAGACTGGCGCCGACGAAAGAACTGAGAGCGATTCAGCAAGCAGCTGACCGCAAAAAGTCCATTCTCAAGCGGCAGCGCACGTCGCTTGCTCCTGATTTTGTAGAATCATATAAACAGGTATGCCTGTCTGGAATTTCGCCGGCCGACATTTTTAGAGAACTTCCGGAAGATGCAAAGCGCATCGTGTTTTTCTGTGTGGAGAAAGATCCCCGTGCCTGTCATAGATCCATCTTAACCGACTGGATCCAGCAAAAGGAAAACATTCCCGTCGTTCACCTATGA
- a CDS encoding DUF488 family protein, with protein MNKPQPIFTVGYGTSSIEEFIDLLKHYQIKCIVDVRSSPYSKFNPDFSIGALKRHLEANGIAYQYMGDTLGGKPSDPSCYHPNGRPDYSKIKEKDFFKKGIQEVLSLWRSYQPQRIALMCACQSPERCHRSKLVGQYIYEIRDNDDISVVHIYMDKDGSYQEVDQHQVVLKIVQGQLNLFGYEYERSITLSSKKIKNNI; from the coding sequence ATGAATAAACCGCAGCCTATTTTCACCGTCGGATATGGCACTTCCTCTATTGAGGAATTTATAGATCTTCTGAAGCACTACCAGATCAAATGTATTGTGGACGTACGTTCCAGCCCTTACTCAAAATTTAATCCGGATTTCTCCATTGGCGCACTGAAGCGTCACCTCGAAGCGAACGGCATCGCGTATCAGTACATGGGAGATACTTTGGGGGGCAAGCCCAGTGACCCGTCCTGTTATCACCCGAATGGCCGTCCGGATTATTCAAAAATAAAAGAGAAGGATTTTTTTAAAAAAGGAATTCAAGAAGTCCTGTCGCTCTGGAGAAGCTATCAGCCGCAGCGTATTGCCCTGATGTGCGCCTGCCAGAGCCCCGAACGATGCCATAGAAGCAAACTTGTGGGACAGTACATTTATGAGATAAGAGACAACGACGATATAAGCGTGGTGCATATTTACATGGACAAAGACGGTTCGTATCAGGAAGTTGATCAGCATCAGGTGGTTCTTAAAATTGTCCAGGGGCAGCTCAATCTTTTCGGCTACGAATACGAGCGTAGTATTACACTTTCCTCTAAGAAAATTAAAAATAATATTTGA